The DNA segment CTGTGCCAAAACCTCTGGAGGTGAGAGGTGCTTGGTGAGAAGATATTCATTAAGATATTTTCCTGCATGTTTAGATTTGATTTCTCTATCTGAGATTCAGGGAAGTTGAATATTCAAGCACTGGCCAGCAAAGAGCAAACAGTCCCTGGCAGCCATTCCTTGGCAAACACAAGGGGGTGGTGATGGAAAGCGATGCCACAATGAGGGATGAGAAATTAGTTGCCTCATTCTTCAGCTGGACAGGACATCCAGGCTACTCCAAAACCCCACTCCATCCTCAAGGACAGGATGGCAAAAAAAGATTTGATCACAAGCTAAGAGTGGAACTGAGATGCAGGAAGCTCCAGAGAGGAGCCGTGAGATGAACTATGCAAAGTAAAGATCTGCAGATTGGCCACAATCAAGTTGAGAAGTGCCTTCATTCAGCACCTCCCATGGAATCACCACGCTGGCAGGTCAATCCAGAGAGATTTCCCAGTGCCAGTGTGCTGGCTCCACCCTGGCCCGCTACCTGAGCACGCACGGATCAGCCCCACAGACACACGACACGTTCCAATCTCTCTCTTTCCACGCTAGTTCTTGGAAGCGCCGTGCGTGCCCAGGGCAAAGTCCACGGCCTGGTGCACGCTGTGGAAGAGCAGGTGGTCCTCCCCCTGCTTGAAGAGCTCCCCTCGGAGCAGGGAGCTCCTGACGGAAGGGCTGCACTgggccagcagcacctggaccCCGATGTCCCCGTAGTCCTTGCAGACCTCCTTGAGCGCGCGGATCCCGGCCGTGTCCAGGAACTGCACGGCGCAGCAGTCGATCACTATGGTGTGAAACCCCGCAGGATCCGACCCAAAatccctggggatgctgctcTGCTTGGCCCCAGACTCaacctccttctccttcagcatccttttctctgctttcttcttGGCAGCCTTCACCCACACGGGGTTAACCCCGGTTTGCTTGTAGAGGGTGGATTTGAAGCACTCCTTGTTGATGTAGTAGATGGGGGCCTCAAAGCGGAGCACCACGACCCCGGGCTTGGTTTGCAGGTTCTTGTAGGCGGAGAGGGACTCGTAGGTCTCCGACTCGgccacccagcccagcagcgGTGCCTCCGGCCGCTGTGTGCGGAAGATGACGCAGAGCATGGAGAAGCAAACCCCCACCAGGAGCCCGATCTCGGTGCTGATGAGCGCCGTGGCCGCCATGGTGACCCCCCAGATCACCGTGTCCACCCTGCTCAGGTGCCACATCTTGGGCAGGTCCCTGAACTTGCGCAGGGCCCCGCGGAGGCTGGCGATGGTTATGACGGCGAGGACGCACTTCTGCAGCGAGTAAAACAAAGGCGCGATCAccaggaggaccaggaggatcACCAGGCTGGTCACCATGCCGGACACCTGGGTCCTACAGCCCGTGGACTCCTTGACCAGGGTCTTGGCGAGAGCTGCGCTGGTTGTGAAGCAGTGGAAGAAGGAGGGGATGATGTTGCAGAAGCCGATGGCGTACATCTCTTGGTTGGCCCTCACGGAGTAGCCGTGCTTCTTGGCAAACATCTCCGACAGGGACACGGTGATGGCAAAGCCAATGATGGCAATGGGGATGGCATCCAACGCCACGCTGGGGATCAGGGTCCAGACTGGAGGGCGCGGCGGCAGAAACCCGGTGGGGATGTGCCCAGAAATGCTGGAGCCGTAGTTCTCCCTCAGCTTCCCAAAGTGAGATGCCAGAGTGGCTGCCACAACCACAAAGAGCTCCACCGGAACCGGAGCCTTGAGCTTGGATTTGAAGCGCTCGTTCAGCTCCTTGCCTGGGATGAGCACCAGGAAGCACAAGAAGCTGGTGATGAGGTCACAGACGTTGGTCCTGTGGATGCTCCTGAAGATGTTGATCCAGGTGGTGATGATGGAGCCGACGCCCCCGCTCCGAGGAAGCTCCAGGCCCAGCAGGTACTTGACTTGTGAGGTCAGGACAGTGATGGAGGCCCCTGTGACAAACCCACTCAGCAGCGAGTCCGAGAGGTAGACGGAGACAAAGCCCACTTGGAAGAAACCCATGGCCACCTGGAAGGAACCAAGCACACACGACGTGTCAGGACACAGATCCCACAGATTTTGTCAGCTGGGATAAAGACACCCAACACTGTGCACGGCCCTGCAGGATGAGGCGTGGTCTGAGCAGGGAGAAAAGTCTCCAGTACTCAAACCAGGCTTTTTGGGGGTCTTCATCCCCTGAACAAATGTTTATTGTTTGCTCTGCTAATTACcctggtggggaaaaaagaaaaaaaaagaaaagctagggagaaaaaaaaccaaaccccacatTTGAAATACTGTCTGTATTtgccatttctttttctgttcctcCAAACTCTGAACTTTGCAAGGATCTAAAACTTTCCTGGTGGCCTGTGCCTGCCTTGCACTGGAGTTCAGAGCCTGCAATAAAGCCACGGCTTGTGGGGTGACAACTGTCCTTTGCACTGCAGAAAGTCTGGGGCCTCTGACTCAGAAACCCTGGGAGCTACAAACTCCTCTGCTGCAGATCATAAAAACAGAGATAAGTGGGAACTCCATAAGAATCTCAATTACTGAAGATAAGGCAGGTTTGCAACCTGGACTGGCTGAAATCAGCTCACAGCTCTCAAAAAGTCTCCCTTACAGCCTTGATAATTAATTCAAGGTTGTTCTAAGTGTAAAACATCAATAATAATTAGCTTACCTAGTTAGTATTAACTGGTGTgagaagattttctttttatgattttattgTAAAATTTCTGATACAAAGAATATGTGATTTTGGTTGAAAAAAAGCCATCATTGAGGGTGTTGGCCTGTAGAGAATATGCCTAATATTCAGAGGGACTGAAGATAAACTGATCTGATTTCTTCAGATAAAGAAACTTAATTGTATTTGTACTTGCAAAGACTATTAAATGCAATTAACAACTCCAAAACTGCacccatcccacagggatgaaAGATGAAACCCAAAATCCAGAATTGCCTGGGAGGCCCagaatatttctgaaatcacTCAACAGGAACTCAGTACAAAAAGGTCACATGTTGTGCCCAAAACCTGTGTTTTAAAGTATCACAAACATGTTTTGTTCCCCTCCTGTATATTTTGATTGGCTGTCACCCTGGACAGATGAGAACAAATGAATGTGAACTCACAAACTCAAATACCACAGCTCTGCAGTACAGCTAAAAATAATCCCATTCTGGTTAATGTATAAGACTCTAAAAACAAGGAAAGGATACCTGCTTTAATTTAGGCAAGCATTGAATTCTAGAAAATAAGTAGAGGtagtttacatattttcttctcGTTATATGCTATatagtattttatataaaatagaatatattatattcaaatatataatatttgaATAATCTTCTATATAATATTCTAATATATTagaatattagaaaaaaatatgtaaactatctaaaattagaaaaatttgACAGATATGTACAATAACCCTTACCAACCAATGAAGTGAGTTTCACTAGATTACTAAACAATTACATTCAAACACAGTAGCTTCTAATACCATAAAGAAATGAGCTTTccataataaaaaatttaatattCTGAACAAAACCCCAGATGTCTAGTCTCATTTCCATCTCTAAAACGAGGCCAATAGCTCCAGCTCTTATGTCCCACTGTGgccagcacatttctctccctctcaggatttttcatagaggtgcacggagagaaatgaaagagaaaacaatttctatttctgctccttgtttttcctatgtggaatgtgtttggagaattgtttccctggggtgttgcttggttggattctggtgaggattgtttaagcctggggctgggctctcagagggggtcacgagttgtgttagagtcagagaaagtagtttgtagttttaggatcctccttttatatagcatattaatgtattttgtcatagttataataaataaatcattcagccttctgaattgagttaGACtcttcatttcttcccattgggttcacctgcatttacaatatccCACCTACCTACCACTGTGCCCATTAAGAGTTTCCCACTTCTGTGCATTATTTTGACCAGGCGCAATTCCCTTGTAAAACCAGTTTTGCAAAAGCATGCAGTGCTTTTTTTCTCAGCCTGTCACTGGCTGCAAAAAAGCCACTTTTTAAGGAACAAACCTTTACAGGCAGGCGAAATCACTGCgctaaaaaccaaaacacaacccAGGAGAGAGAGGCAGAGCAGCCGCCCTTACCTGGTACACGCCGGAGATGAAGGTGATGGTGGCGGCCACGGCCATGGCGTAGCAGCCCCTGTCACAGGGCAGCTCTGTCCCATTTCTGGTGCCATTCCCGAGCCCTCCCAGGCCTGGCACGgcgctgggcacagctggctccagCTGGTAGCCAGCCCTCTCCACCTCCCTGTCCACCACCTGCCCCAGCATCAGGCACACCACGCCGAAGATGCTGACGGAGATGTGGCGGGACGTGCCGAAGATGCAGTAAATGatgcaggagaaaaaggaggtGTAAAGGCCATAAatgggctccagccctgccaacAGGGAGTAGGCAATGGATTGGGGGACCAGCAGGACCCCCACGATCACACCAGACATTAAATCCCCCAGGAGATACTCCCTGAGTTTGTATTTAGGGAGCCACTGTAAgatggggaaaaaccccaaaacgcAATCTTTAATTTTGGCCGGGGTGCAGCTGCAAGTTTCCTTTGCTTGCTTAACCAGCAGAGCCTTCAtgttcttcttcttctcttggGGTTCCAGAAACATTGTGTGATGGAAACTGCACTTGGCATCATCTCCTTCTGGCCCTTCCATCACTGCATGGATATGGTTGGTCTCTGTCATCGCTGCCATCACCAGGACTCGCTGAAAACACAAAGGAAGAGCATTAAATCAAAAATGAATGCACAGTGTGAGGCCTGAACACAGCATTTATGAAAAGCAAGGGCTGAAACTGTCAGTTCAGCAGAGAGAAAGCAATTTCCAAGCAAACTGGGAACCTCTCAGCTCGCTTGGGAATtgagaaaatgggattttctcAAGGGAGCTTCCTCACTGTATCCCTGTGAGGCAAGGAATGAcctttcccaggagggaagctGATATCCTGTGGAAtatcctgctgctggcagggttGGGAAATGGGCAGgaatgcagcagcactgcctttcTGAGAGGCTTCCCTGAGAAAATCTCTGCCTGCAGCCTGTTCCACCTTGCAAAGCCAGACAGAGGGGTTATTGTAGTGCCACAGCCACTCCAGCTGCTGAAAATTAACTGCAAGTGGGACATTTCCAGCGAAGCACAGCTTGGTCTACATctcctgtgggtttttttttttttggttttttttttttttttgttgattttttttatttctttttgtttgtttttgcttttgttttttttttaatgcagtgaTTTCACCTGCCAAATACTGTAAAGGTTTGTTACCTAAGAAGTGGCTTTTTTACAGCCAATGacacactgaaaaaataaacacttcacACTTTTGCAAAACTGGTTTTACAAGGAAATTGCACCTGTTCAAAATAAAGTacagaagtggaaaacacaTTAATGGGCACAGTGATAGGTAGGTGGGACACTTCTGCTGGAACTGGTGCTCTAGACCAAGCTGCCCACAGACAATAAAACAGGGTAATTATATCACTAATTTAATATTGGGAACATATTGCCTGACTAGGAAAGAGCAAGACCTTGATGAGACAAACCCTAATGAGATTTGAGCATACCAAGAGACTCTCCCACCTGTAGAAAACATCCAGAATTCTCCAGGAAACTCCTTAAGCCCCAATACCTGGTACCACCAGTACACTGAGGCCACCTCACTGGGTGAGACCCAGCAAGAGAAGCCTGAGgagtggcactgccaggcttccctttgtggcactgcagcccCAGGGTGGCAGTGACAACGTGGATTTGATGTGCTGCTCACGTCCCCTccgtgcagtgcaaacctcaGCCAGAATACTCTCCATGAACGTTCACTGCTGAATTAATTGCCCAATTCATTGCCCAGTTGTCCTGAATTAATTGCACCAATTAATAAATTGCTACTGGAACTGGCAGCGCTAAGGATGCCACTTGAGTCTGCCTGTTCAGTTAATCACCATTTCACAGGTAGCTGCAGCATCACAGAACTGTGGAGTCACTCAGGTTGGAAAATCCTTCTGAGATCACCCAGTCCAACCActcccagcagtgccaaggTCTCCACTAACccacgtccccaagtgccacatctaaaGTCctaaatccctgcagggatggggatgccagcacttccctgggcagctgtgccagggctggacagcccTATTGGTACAAGAATATTTCCTAATTAAAACACTCCCTGCTACCATCCCTGCAGTGTGAATTCCAAATAAATGGGAGGGAGAAGTGAGAGGAGATACTTTGTGTGGTGCCTACTGCCCTTAGGACAGCCTGAGCAGAAGGAACCCACAAGAGCAGAACCAGCTACAGAACTTAATATTTACAATGGCTTCTTCAGAGACTTCTAGAACcaattagaaaataattccaCCCAGCTAATCCAACCGTGGTGTCCTtgtccctggagctgcagagatATCTAAAGCCAACACACGGCAGATGCTGGGAGAAAATACCAGGGAGGAGTTTCTGAGTTTCTGTTTCATCTCCTGCTCCAAGCTGGGGCTCCCAAAGGTGTTTCCACCCAGCACAGACCCAGACATGGAGCATCTCTTTGGTGGGTGAGCTCCTGCCCCCTCCCAAATAACCAAACCCTGCACTCCTTGCTGGCTGTGCCTGAACTGGTGCTGAAAGGAGGGTTTCAAACACAGCCCCCAAAACCTGGCACCAGCAGGGATGGGTTTTCTGTGTGACAGGGGCTGTGTTCCTCCCTGCTGCAACATCCCAGgatcactgaggttggaaaatcCCTCCCAGTCCAAGCTGTGCTCAATGGCCACCCTGTCCCAAgagcagagcactgagtgccacaggaaaaatcaggatctttaaaagaaaaacctgcaCTGCAAGAAGGGGCGTGCTGAAGATGATAGAGTGATCACACCTGCAGGAGACCCCCACCCCGACCCTGCAGGTTTCCAATCTCACCCACCTGTACAGGACTGCAAATTGTGCTCAGGGATGATTTACAGCCCTCACAACCCCCCAAACACACAGTGAGAATCAAGGGAGCATTACAAAGCCTGTGTCAGCTCTACTTTGCAAAAGTACATTTTGGAGTTGTATTTGCTCaagaagttttatttgttttaccaGCAGAGAGTTACAAATCAAAAGGCTTCTCACCCACCCAAAGCTCAGCAAATCAACACTGTAAaagctgaggggaaaaaaaaaaatcaagtcagACTACTTTTTATGTGTACCAACGAGTCTGTTTTCTGAGATTTTGGTAAAGATTTCAGTAGTGAAGATTCTTTTGATTCCTTCTGTCCCTCCTTCAGGACTTGTAGGCAGCTCACTCAAACCTGGGAATTTTCTTAAATGTGCCAAGACAAACCCCAGACAGCAGGGAAATGTTCTAAGTAAAAACCTTTTTGGCTCCAGAACTCTGAGCACATACTGGCTCTTTGTGCTGACTTGCATGACAGCTTTCTCTCCATGCCATGAAAAGGACCTTTCAGCACACAGACCCTGCCCCTTGCCACGTCAGGACAGTAGGAAATGACACAATTTCCAACCCTCATTTCACCCTTTTCTGCCTCAAAGCACTGCCCTGTATTAATTTTGTAACTGTTAGCCCAGGCTTGTCTAATAAAACTGGATTTCATTcttacacatttaaaaaaaaacctgagaaaaCATCTTTGGTTCATGGTTTGGACACTGAAAGACATTCTGTACATTTAACTTGAAAAAGGAGGTGCTGTGGTTTTTATTCTGAAAGCTGCTATTTACACACAACCTAGAATTCACTTTTATCACTCCTTTTGGCCTTTCAGGGGGTGTCTCACTGCCACAAACTTCACTTAAGATAAAAAAAACACTACAAGACAGAACTGAGGAAATTTCCAGTATCTGTTATCAGCTGACTGCCACAGAATTAAGATACAGGGAGGGCCTGCAGTCTCTAAAAACCATCAGACCTCCAGACTATTTCTGGAGCCCATCTGGGCCCTTCTTTCTGATCCCATGATGTGGCAGCATCTGCCTGGCTTCTGTTTTTGGGGGAGCACTacctgcagcccagggctggcttgGACTTCATTCATCTGCAGCACATCAGAGTCACCTTGAGAGTAAGAGAAAAATGGATTGTGAAGCTCACTCACCTGCTGAAAGAACTACCACAAGTTGAAATTTCAGATGTGAGCGTTTCAGagtagaaattaaattaaaagtatTCTTTCTACAACACCCACCTcagttttccttatttttctacATTTAAATTATCACTGTATGTGGTCACCCTCCACCCTCATGTACCCCTTTCTAGACAGGAGAATTTACATGCACTAAAAACTAAAATCCATAATCTAAAAAGACATGTGGAATTTCTGGAGAATTGTAAAGAAGAAGCAGGTGAATCAGAAATCCAAGTTCCACACAAACTGAACCACACCTGGGCCCTTAGAAAATGTGCCCCCTAAAAATATAACAGGAAAGAATATCACAGCATTTTGACAACTAAATCTTTGACCTTTCTCTTGTTGGACAACAACCTTTTTCAAATAAAGACTTTACTGTTGTGGAGCAACAAGGAAATTCAATATTACCATGATAACACCCAGATAAGCACTGGAACAACACTGCCTGCACCTTGGAATTTGACAGAATCCTTCATATCCTCCAGCAAAACA comes from the Lonchura striata isolate bLonStr1 chromosome 15, bLonStr1.mat, whole genome shotgun sequence genome and includes:
- the LOC110479705 gene encoding sulfate transporter — protein: MAAMTETNHIHAVMEGPEGDDAKCSFHHTMFLEPQEKKKNMKALLVKQAKETCSCTPAKIKDCVLGFFPILQWLPKYKLREYLLGDLMSGVIVGVLLVPQSIAYSLLAGLEPIYGLYTSFFSCIIYCIFGTSRHISVSIFGVVCLMLGQVVDREVERAGYQLEPAVPSAVPGLGGLGNGTRNGTELPCDRGCYAMAVAATITFISGVYQVAMGFFQVGFVSVYLSDSLLSGFVTGASITVLTSQVKYLLGLELPRSGGVGSIITTWINIFRSIHRTNVCDLITSFLCFLVLIPGKELNERFKSKLKAPVPVELFVVVAATLASHFGKLRENYGSSISGHIPTGFLPPRPPVWTLIPSVALDAIPIAIIGFAITVSLSEMFAKKHGYSVRANQEMYAIGFCNIIPSFFHCFTTSAALAKTLVKESTGCRTQVSGMVTSLVILLVLLVIAPLFYSLQKCVLAVITIASLRGALRKFRDLPKMWHLSRVDTVIWGVTMAATALISTEIGLLVGVCFSMLCVIFRTQRPEAPLLGWVAESETYESLSAYKNLQTKPGVVVLRFEAPIYYINKECFKSTLYKQTGVNPVWVKAAKKKAEKRMLKEKEVESGAKQSSIPRDFGSDPAGFHTIVIDCCAVQFLDTAGIRALKEVCKDYGDIGVQVLLAQCSPSVRSSLLRGELFKQGEDHLLFHSVHQAVDFALGTHGASKN